A window from Zingiber officinale cultivar Zhangliang chromosome 7A, Zo_v1.1, whole genome shotgun sequence encodes these proteins:
- the LOC121999554 gene encoding uncharacterized protein LOC121999554 encodes MKSEEELSPPAPDPIQIQEDEESTIKVEETLPLNPQKQVVPFPQRLVMLKNDEEFGRILEKVKEICVEVPLIDAIIQMLKFAKFLKGIMSNKRIRGDIETIALTEECSALFEKNVSPKFTDPGSFYIPCNIGAEFIEKAFSGHSYKYPMGIIEDVPVEVGGIIIPTDFMVAFHFHDLAMSTP; translated from the exons ATGAAAagtgaagaagagctctctcctccggCACCCGACCCCATTCAAATTCAAGAAGATGAGGAGAGTACtattaaggttgaagagactcttccacttaacccACAGAAACAAGTAGTCCCTTTTCCACAAAGATTAGTGATGCTGAAAAACGATGAAGAGTTTGGCAGAATTTTGgaaaaagttaaagaaatttgtgttgaagttcctttaattgaTGCAATCATACAAATGTTAAAGTTTGCCAAATTTTTGAAGGGcatcatgtcaaataagagaatAAGGGGAGATATTGAGACCATAGCACTTACTGAGGAATGCAGTGCTTTATTCGAGAAGAACGTTTCCCCAAAGTTTACCGACCCAGGAAGCTTTTATATCCCTTGCAATATAGGAGCTGAATTCatagaaaaagcttttt CTGGCCATTCTTACAAATATCCTATGGGCATTATTGAAGATGTGCCGGTAGAGGTTGGTGGGATTATAATTCCCACAGATTTTATG GTTGCTTTTCACTTTCATGATCTGGCCATGAGTACTCCATGA